CAGAAGCTCTTGGCTTTCGATTAGATATTCCAGCAGGTACTGCTGTTCGCTTTGAACCAGGAGATTCTAAGTCAATTACTTTGGTTGCAATCGGTGGCAGTCGGTTCATTCGCGGACTCAATAGTTTAGTCAATGGCGCGTTGGATGCTACTGAAACGACAAACAAGGCATTAGAGCAATTACAAGTAATGGGGTTTGGCGACAAGTAGTAGGAGTGCGTGTATGGAAATCAGTCGCGAACGCTATGCAGAATTGTTTGGACCTACTGTAGGCGATCGCATTC
This genomic interval from Chroococcidiopsis sp. TS-821 contains the following:
- a CDS encoding urease subunit beta, producing MVENKQLIPGEVLCASEPISLNAGRIAKTITVTNIGDRPIQVGSHYHFFEVNRALKFDRAEALGFRLDIPAGTAVRFEPGDSKSITLVAIGGSRFIRGLNSLVNGALDATETTNKALEQLQVMGFGDK